The following coding sequences lie in one Halomonas sp. 'Soap Lake #6' genomic window:
- the aroB gene encoding 3-dehydroquinate synthase, producing the protein MTETVTPQRTLTVALGDRSYPIHIGVGLLQQANVLVPYLAGQQVMVVTNDAVAPLYLKTLCATFPDHLDVRTVVLPDGEQHKTIEQVGRIWDALLEAGFNRRCTLIALGGGVIGDMVGFAAASYQRGVAFIQVPTTLLSQVDSSVGGKTGVNHPLGKNMIGAFWQPKAVLVDTDTLTTLPSRELSAGLAEVVKYGLIRDEAFLSWLEENMQALRNVEPVVIAEAIAKSCQIKADIVAEDETEQGVRALLNLGHTFGHAIEAHQGYGNWLHGEAVGAGMSMAAMLSHQLGWIDDGALARVQAVIESAGLPLAAPANMSVDDFLVRMRLDKKNIDEKLRLVLLTALGDACVSDETPAATLRDLLQRYPRC; encoded by the coding sequence ATGACTGAGACGGTAACTCCCCAGCGTACGTTGACGGTAGCGCTTGGTGACCGCAGCTACCCTATTCATATTGGGGTAGGGCTTTTGCAGCAGGCTAACGTGCTAGTGCCTTATTTAGCCGGGCAGCAGGTGATGGTGGTGACGAATGACGCCGTTGCACCGCTCTATCTAAAGACCTTATGCGCTACATTTCCAGACCACTTAGATGTGCGAACCGTTGTGCTTCCCGATGGAGAGCAGCATAAAACCATCGAGCAGGTTGGCCGTATTTGGGATGCTTTGCTTGAAGCAGGCTTTAATCGCCGCTGCACTTTGATTGCACTCGGTGGTGGGGTGATTGGGGATATGGTTGGTTTTGCTGCAGCGTCTTATCAACGCGGTGTAGCTTTTATTCAGGTGCCGACTACGCTGCTTTCCCAGGTAGACTCCTCCGTAGGTGGGAAGACTGGGGTTAACCACCCGCTTGGTAAAAACATGATTGGCGCTTTCTGGCAGCCTAAAGCGGTATTGGTGGATACCGATACGTTAACCACACTGCCTAGCCGCGAGCTTTCAGCAGGGCTGGCTGAGGTGGTTAAGTACGGCTTGATTCGTGATGAAGCGTTTCTAAGCTGGTTAGAAGAAAACATGCAGGCGCTTCGTAACGTTGAACCAGTGGTTATTGCGGAAGCCATCGCCAAAAGTTGCCAGATCAAAGCGGATATTGTCGCTGAAGATGAAACCGAGCAGGGGGTGCGGGCGCTGCTTAACCTTGGCCACACCTTTGGACATGCCATTGAAGCCCATCAGGGATATGGCAACTGGTTGCATGGCGAAGCTGTTGGGGCGGGGATGTCCATGGCGGCCATGCTATCTCACCAATTAGGCTGGATTGATGATGGGGCGCTAGCAAGGGTACAGGCTGTGATTGAAAGCGCAGGATTGCCTCTGGCAGCCCCAGCAAATATGTCAGTGGATGACTTCTTGGTACGCATGCGTTTGGACAAGAAGAATATTGACGAAAAACTTCGCCTAGTGCTGCTGACTGCGCTGGGAGATGCTTGTGTTAGTGATGAGACACCCGCTGCAACCTTGCGTGATTTGCTGCAACGCTACCCCCGTTGCTAA
- the aroK gene encoding shikimate kinase AroK has protein sequence MQDLPNLFLIGPMGAGKSTIGRLLAAELSRPFYDSDHAIQDRCGADIPWIFDVEGEPGFRQREIQMIDELTQLPEVVVATGGGAVLREENRRALRERGTVVYLMTTVEQQLKRTAKDRNRPLLQCANREQVLNDMFAARDPLYRATSDITVRTDRRSPRAVVNEILRRVYRLVDPLEAAGVLNKLQNNKVSQ, from the coding sequence ATGCAGGATTTACCTAATCTTTTTTTAATTGGTCCCATGGGGGCTGGTAAAAGCACGATAGGTCGCCTGTTGGCGGCAGAACTATCGCGCCCATTTTATGACAGCGATCATGCCATACAGGATCGTTGCGGAGCCGATATACCCTGGATTTTTGATGTTGAGGGTGAGCCAGGTTTCCGTCAGCGTGAAATTCAGATGATTGACGAGCTTACCCAACTGCCTGAGGTGGTGGTAGCTACCGGTGGCGGCGCAGTGCTGCGCGAGGAAAACCGCCGCGCCCTTCGCGAGCGTGGCACGGTTGTGTATCTAATGACCACCGTAGAGCAGCAGCTTAAGCGCACAGCCAAGGACCGTAATCGACCACTGCTGCAGTGTGCCAACCGTGAACAGGTGCTGAATGATATGTTTGCTGCCCGCGACCCGCTTTATCGCGCTACGTCGGATATTACCGTGCGTACCGATCGGCGTAGTCCTCGGGCCGTGGTGAATGAAATATTGCGCCGTGTGTACCGCTTGGTTGATCCGCTGGAAGCCGCCGGGGTGTTAAATAAACTTCAGAATAATAAGGTGTCGCAATGA
- the pilQ gene encoding type IV pilus secretin family protein, whose product MEATLRRITLLLLALTPSFSLASVLTNMDVRQTSSGETELVLQFSGGVAEMNSYRLDAPPRLALDLADTQSGLAQRRVDVGSGGVERITALEGSGRTRLVVDLNEPLEYRSRVEGSQLRITLGVPSANGTVDARETAQGPRVEHIDFQRGSDGAGLLLVTFDRAGVVSNVREASGGRVIAELRDVDLPAALNQVYDVTDFATPISRITPRIGQRGTSLELQTSGAYAMISSQSGQTLTIEVQPVRQVSQQVGEQQSDSYTGKRLNLNFHDVEVRAVLVTLAEFMGLNLVASDSITGRITLNLNEVPWDQALALILQSQGLSSREQGNVIVVAPASELAARERQEIEIRNQRETLSPLVSEFIEVKYARAEELAQLLRGGDGFGLLTERGRVSVDKRTNILVVQDTAEQVRDIARTLERLDVAVRQVQIEARIVIARDTASRELGINWGASSTRGFQANDAGGYVGRNINPDGLNRAMGGLTVDLGSMGAASTGFSFGYLSGDILLDLELRALESEGKSQTISQPRVITANQRTAIIRQGEERAFQSVDSQGNPDTEFKEAELSLEVTPQITPDNRIIMDLVIKNDSFRESEFGGEPPIDTNQIETQVLVDNGQTVVLGGILTTEQLSQIAKTPLLGDLPMIGRLFRYTEESNEKVELLVFITPRLLDDGLAIR is encoded by the coding sequence ATGGAAGCCACGCTGCGTAGAATTACACTGCTATTGTTAGCTCTAACACCGTCATTCAGCTTGGCATCGGTGCTGACGAATATGGATGTACGTCAAACTAGTAGTGGAGAGACGGAGCTAGTACTGCAATTTAGTGGCGGTGTCGCTGAAATGAATAGCTATCGCTTGGATGCGCCGCCGCGCTTAGCCCTGGATTTAGCTGATACCCAGAGCGGCTTGGCTCAGCGTCGAGTAGATGTGGGTAGTGGTGGTGTCGAGCGGATCACAGCGCTTGAGGGTAGTGGTCGTACTCGCCTTGTGGTCGATTTAAACGAGCCTCTGGAGTACCGCTCCCGTGTGGAGGGTAGCCAGCTGAGGATTACCCTAGGGGTACCCAGTGCTAATGGTACGGTGGATGCACGAGAAACCGCCCAAGGACCTCGCGTTGAACATATTGATTTCCAACGCGGCTCAGATGGGGCGGGGCTGCTGCTGGTGACCTTTGACCGTGCAGGTGTCGTGAGTAACGTGCGCGAAGCCAGTGGTGGACGGGTGATTGCTGAGCTGCGTGACGTGGACCTGCCCGCTGCGCTTAATCAGGTTTATGACGTAACGGACTTTGCTACACCTATTAGCCGCATTACGCCGCGTATTGGCCAGCGTGGTACGTCGCTAGAGCTACAAACCAGCGGCGCTTATGCAATGATTTCGTCACAAAGTGGCCAAACGTTAACCATTGAAGTACAGCCTGTTCGTCAAGTTTCCCAACAGGTAGGTGAGCAACAAAGCGATAGCTATACTGGTAAGCGACTAAACCTCAACTTTCACGATGTCGAGGTGCGCGCTGTGCTGGTGACGCTTGCGGAATTCATGGGGCTTAATCTGGTAGCAAGCGACAGCATCACTGGGCGAATCACGCTCAATTTAAACGAAGTACCTTGGGATCAGGCGCTGGCGTTGATTCTGCAAAGCCAGGGGTTATCCAGTCGTGAGCAGGGTAATGTGATTGTCGTTGCCCCTGCCAGCGAGTTGGCGGCTAGAGAGCGTCAGGAAATTGAAATTCGTAATCAGCGCGAAACATTATCTCCGTTGGTCTCCGAGTTTATTGAAGTGAAGTATGCTCGCGCCGAAGAGCTTGCTCAGTTGCTGCGTGGCGGAGATGGCTTTGGCTTATTGACCGAGCGTGGTCGTGTCAGCGTCGATAAACGCACCAATATATTGGTGGTTCAGGATACTGCTGAGCAAGTGCGTGACATTGCTCGTACTCTGGAGCGGCTCGATGTGGCAGTGCGTCAGGTGCAAATAGAGGCGCGCATTGTTATTGCCCGAGATACTGCATCCAGAGAGCTGGGAATTAACTGGGGGGCGTCCAGCACACGAGGGTTTCAAGCAAATGATGCAGGTGGTTATGTAGGGCGTAACATCAACCCGGATGGTTTAAATCGTGCCATGGGTGGGTTAACGGTAGACCTGGGCTCAATGGGTGCTGCAAGTACGGGCTTTAGCTTTGGTTACCTATCCGGTGATATATTGCTAGATCTTGAGCTGCGTGCGCTGGAAAGCGAAGGCAAAAGCCAGACAATTTCACAGCCTCGGGTAATTACCGCCAACCAGCGTACAGCCATAATTCGGCAAGGGGAGGAGCGTGCCTTCCAAAGCGTTGACTCCCAGGGGAATCCTGACACTGAGTTTAAAGAAGCAGAGCTTTCCCTGGAGGTAACACCGCAAATCACCCCCGATAATCGCATTATCATGGATCTGGTGATTAAAAATGACAGTTTCCGCGAGAGCGAGTTTGGCGGCGAACCACCCATTGACACCAACCAGATTGAAACCCAGGTACTGGTGGATAATGGTCAAACGGTGGTGCTAGGCGGTATTTTAACCACAGAGCAGTTGAGCCAAATTGCCAAAACGCCACTATTAGGTGATTTGCCGATGATTGGTCGACTATTCCGCTATACCGAAGAGAGCAATGAAAAGGTAGAGTTATTGGTCTTTATCACTCCACGACTACTTGACGACGGTTTGGCGATTCGCTGA
- a CDS encoding pilus assembly protein PilP, with protein sequence MKRLMLACCSAALVGCSDANLEQLDTTLAEIRRTPEGQLPAIVASLPDPEPLRYQYAEARSPFLAPEILSSAERLLLPEVSEFVPDLQRMPEPLENFQLQSLRLVGTLSMEERQVALIATPEGNVVNVQAGNYLGSNHGRITRIAPQEVTIVERVFSQQQGWQERKTALVIDE encoded by the coding sequence ATGAAGCGTTTGATGTTGGCGTGTTGTAGCGCTGCCTTGGTAGGTTGTAGTGATGCGAACCTTGAGCAATTAGATACCACTCTGGCCGAAATCCGCCGTACTCCTGAGGGGCAATTACCAGCTATTGTCGCATCGTTGCCAGATCCAGAGCCTCTTCGCTATCAGTATGCTGAGGCGCGCAGCCCTTTTCTTGCGCCTGAAATCCTAAGCAGCGCTGAACGTCTACTGCTGCCTGAAGTGAGTGAGTTTGTACCCGATCTGCAGCGTATGCCTGAGCCGCTGGAGAATTTTCAGTTGCAGTCTTTACGACTAGTTGGAACCCTAAGTATGGAAGAGCGACAGGTGGCGCTCATCGCCACTCCTGAGGGTAATGTGGTCAATGTTCAAGCGGGAAACTACCTAGGTAGCAATCATGGGCGGATTACTCGTATCGCACCGCAGGAAGTTACCATTGTAGAGCGAGTATTTAGCCAACAGCAGGGATGGCAAGAGCGTAAAACGGCGCTTGTCATTGATGAATAG
- a CDS encoding type 4a pilus biogenesis protein PilO has translation MSWSRERWRDEWQRLQSVDWQALDITEAGEWPSLLKGLCGVLAFLMMFGGVSWWLVGEKRNQLVIEKRQEVRLLNEYRSKALEVDFLPDIRSQLETLEEQIVLMRSMLPTSAEIPSLLDSISDAAVNNRLTIEAIRLRPTVSKNYYVEHPLDIQVRGGYHQLAQFSADISQLARIVTQHDLTLAPVEQQGDMLRLSLLARTYSYRDGVDEGSTL, from the coding sequence ATGAGCTGGAGTCGTGAGCGCTGGCGTGATGAATGGCAACGCTTACAAAGCGTCGATTGGCAGGCGCTGGATATTACAGAAGCAGGAGAGTGGCCTTCGTTGCTTAAAGGGCTGTGTGGAGTGCTCGCCTTTTTGATGATGTTTGGAGGCGTCAGTTGGTGGCTGGTAGGAGAAAAGCGCAACCAGCTAGTTATTGAGAAGCGCCAGGAAGTGCGCTTATTGAACGAATATCGTAGTAAAGCCTTGGAGGTCGACTTTCTGCCAGATATACGCAGCCAACTTGAAACGTTGGAAGAGCAGATAGTGCTCATGCGTTCAATGCTACCCACCAGTGCAGAAATACCTTCGCTATTAGATAGCATTAGTGACGCTGCAGTGAATAACCGGTTGACTATCGAAGCCATCCGCTTAAGGCCGACGGTTAGTAAGAACTACTATGTGGAGCACCCGCTGGATATTCAAGTGCGCGGAGGCTACCACCAGTTGGCACAGTTTTCAGCGGATATCAGTCAATTAGCGCGTATCGTCACGCAGCATGATTTAACGCTGGCACCTGTAGAGCAACAGGGCGATATGCTGCGGCTCTCTCTACTTGCCCGTACTTACAGCTATAGAGATGGCGTTGATGAGGGGAGCACGCTATGA
- a CDS encoding PilN domain-containing protein, whose protein sequence is MSININLLPWREARREQRTRTFYGTILFILLLGLLLGLAVAYFYQQQLVAQQQRNDYISTHIERLNRKIADVHRYQADAKQLGEQLSLFHMLHSERINTVQLFNDLAESIADGVVYQRLSRSGQLVSLFAVAGNDRQVSEQLRNIASMPGLGVPVLSEVAIGQEGSERLFQFDVTQLSDEAAVQEALR, encoded by the coding sequence ATGAGCATTAATATCAACCTATTACCTTGGCGTGAAGCCCGGCGCGAACAACGTACCCGCACTTTTTACGGCACCATCCTCTTTATACTGCTTTTGGGGCTGCTGCTGGGTTTGGCCGTTGCGTATTTTTATCAGCAGCAGCTAGTCGCGCAGCAGCAGCGCAATGATTATATCTCTACTCATATTGAGCGGCTAAATAGGAAAATTGCTGACGTGCATCGCTATCAGGCTGATGCTAAGCAGTTAGGCGAGCAACTTAGCTTATTTCATATGCTACACAGTGAGCGGATTAATACCGTTCAGCTATTCAACGACTTGGCGGAAAGCATTGCTGATGGAGTTGTTTATCAGCGCCTTAGTCGTAGTGGGCAACTGGTCAGCTTATTTGCTGTAGCGGGCAACGACCGGCAAGTGTCGGAGCAACTGCGTAATATCGCCAGTATGCCAGGGTTGGGAGTTCCGGTGCTTTCGGAGGTGGCGATTGGGCAGGAGGGGAGCGAGCGGCTTTTTCAGTTTGATGTGACCCAACTGTCTGATGAGGCCGCCGTGCAGGAGGCGCTGCGATGA
- the pilM gene encoding type IV pilus assembly protein PilM produces the protein MRLLKPSKGLIGVDITSAAVKLLELKQCSDTYQVESYAVKPLREGAVVERRVRDINEVAQVLRRAIEQAKPSTRKAAVAVPASAAITKTLMFPISLSEDEIEERITAESDRHILFPFNEVVFDFHCLGPAPFDAEQQQVVLVACHQQDVARLVETIECAGLEPVAVDVETFAMARTLAELRRQPSVDNDLNVCVGLVDIGANTNAFHVVCEGQTIYSRDTAFGGRQLTDAIRDRYAMSHTEAGLAKKRGGLPEDYQDAVLNPFVETVVQQVKRSLQLYYTAGRQHEVQYIVLTGGTSVIPGLAERIAENSGLSVSIANPFRRMRFNKRFDVQALTNDAPVMLTACGLAMRVGL, from the coding sequence ATGCGCTTACTTAAACCCTCTAAAGGGTTGATTGGTGTCGATATTACCTCGGCGGCCGTCAAGCTGTTAGAGCTAAAGCAGTGCAGCGATACTTACCAAGTAGAAAGCTATGCAGTGAAGCCTCTACGTGAGGGCGCTGTGGTAGAACGTCGCGTGCGCGATATAAACGAAGTAGCACAGGTGCTACGTCGAGCGATAGAGCAGGCAAAGCCTTCTACGCGTAAGGCGGCTGTGGCAGTGCCTGCAAGCGCAGCTATTACAAAAACGCTCATGTTTCCCATATCGCTAAGCGAAGATGAGATTGAGGAGCGCATTACTGCCGAATCCGACCGCCATATTCTTTTTCCGTTCAATGAAGTGGTATTTGATTTTCATTGCCTGGGGCCTGCGCCGTTTGATGCTGAGCAGCAGCAAGTGGTGTTAGTGGCATGTCATCAGCAGGATGTGGCTCGGCTTGTCGAAACCATAGAGTGTGCTGGTCTAGAGCCAGTGGCTGTGGATGTAGAAACATTTGCCATGGCGCGTACGTTGGCTGAGTTGCGCCGCCAGCCAAGCGTCGATAATGATCTGAATGTGTGTGTTGGGTTAGTGGATATAGGCGCTAATACGAATGCGTTTCACGTAGTGTGTGAAGGGCAAACTATTTACAGTCGCGACACGGCATTTGGCGGACGCCAGCTCACTGATGCGATTCGCGACCGCTATGCAATGAGTCATACAGAAGCCGGGTTGGCAAAAAAACGTGGCGGTTTACCTGAGGATTACCAGGACGCTGTGCTTAACCCGTTTGTAGAAACTGTGGTGCAACAAGTAAAGCGTTCGCTGCAGCTTTATTATACGGCAGGCCGCCAGCATGAGGTGCAGTATATCGTGTTAACCGGTGGCACTAGCGTGATTCCTGGGCTTGCCGAACGCATCGCTGAAAATAGCGGTTTGTCAGTGAGCATTGCCAACCCTTTTCGGCGCATGCGGTTCAATAAGCGGTTTGATGTGCAAGCCCTAACCAATGATGCTCCCGTCATGTTAACTGCTTGCGGTTTGGCCATGAGGGTCGGCCTATGA